DNA from bacterium:
CTCCTACATCCCGCTTGCGCACAGCTACCTGGGCGCCACGAGGCAGCTGGATAGGTCCCTTGTCCTGAGCCAGCTGAGGCCAATCCTCGAGGACCCGAGCAGGCGCAAAATTGGCCAGAACATCAAGTTCGACCTACTGGTCTTACGCAACCAGGGTGTCCAATTGAGAGGCATATCGTTCGACACGATGATAGCCGATTACCTTCTTCGACCAACGGTGAGAGCGCACAACCTCGACGCTCTGGCGCTTCACTATCTTGGCTATCAAACCACAACCTACAAGGAGCTCGTCCCTCCCCGGTCGGCTATTCGGGACCTTCGGGACATCGAGATCGCCAGGGTCGCCGATTACGCGTCGGAGGACGCTGACATCGCCCTAATGTTGAAGCAAGAGCTCGAGCCAGCGCTCAAAACGCAGGGGCTGGATAAGCTGTTTTACGAAATAGAGATGCCGCTCGTGTCGGTCCTTGCGGACATGGAACAGCGAGGGGTGAGGCTTGATCTCGGGATCCTCGCCAAGATGTCGAAAGAGCTCGAACGTGAGCTTGCATCCATTGAGGAGAAGGTATTTCTTATCGCTGGCGAGGAGTTCAACATCAACTCGCCGAAGCAGCTCGCCCACGTTCTGTTCGATAAGTTAGGTCTGCCGAAGGGCCGCAAGACTAAGAAAGAATACTCGACGGACATCAACGTGCTGCAGTCGCTGGCAAAGATTCACCCGCTGCCAGCGGAGCTTATCGCCTACCGTGAGCTTGCCAAGCTCAAATCGACGTACGTCGATGCGCTCCCGAAGCTCGTCAACCCAAAGACAGGCAGAATCCACACCTCGTTCAACCAGACGATCACTGCCACTGGCCGGCTCTCAAGCAGCGAGCCAAATCTTCAGAATATCCCGATAAGGACTGAGATCGGCAGAAGGATTCGCCAGGCCTTCATCCCAGAAGACGGCTACGTGCTCGCCTCGTTCGACTACTCACAGATCGAGCTCCGCATTCTTGCGCACCTGTCTGGCGATCCGGACCTCGTCTCAGCGTTCAAGGCCGGCAAGGACATTCACGCTAGGACGGCTTCCACGCTCTTCTCGGTTGCAGAGGAGGATGTGACTCGCGAGATGCGCAGCCAGGCCAAGACTATCAACTTTGGGGTCATATATGGGATGGGCCCGTTCAGGCTCTCCCAGGACCTGGGGATCGAGATGAGCAGGGCAAAGCGATACATCGACGACTACTTCGCCAAGCATTCTAAGGTCAGGGAGCTGATCGAGGCAACGTTGAAGAAGGCAGCGTCGGATGGCTACGTGGAGACGATGTTCGCCAGGAGGCGGGACGTGCCCGAGATCAGAAGCACCGACCGCCAACGGTGCGAGGCGGCAAAGCGCGCGGCCTTCAACACGATCGTCCAGGGCTCGGCGGCCGACATAATCAAGATCGTCATGGTCAAGCTGGCCGAGGCGATGCCTGAATCTCGGCTCGACGCGTTCATGATCCTCCAGGTTCATGACGAGCTCGTTTTCGAGGTCCGGCGGGAGCAGTTAGACAATGCCATCGAGACAATCAGGCCGATTATGGAGCAAAGCGTTCGGCTTGACGTGCCGCTGGTTACCTCGGCCGAGGCGGGTGAGAACTGGATGGAAGCCAAATAGCCTGCTTGTTGCGGCGCGTGTCCCAATTCTCGCTGTTCGATCTGATTGGCTGGATTTCATGTTGACTTTGCGTGTGTTAAGATGTCAGAATTGAATGAATGCGTGTGTTGGGCTTGTTTGTGTGAGTAACAGAAGGGAGGTGATGCCTCGGGCGGTGTTAAGGAGGTCTTAGTCAAGCTTTGAGTGGCACAGATTTCAACCAAAAGCATGAGGGTTTTGCAATGGCGAAAAGGTATTTTCTGATTTTGCTCGCCGTGTTACTTATCCTGCCAGTTGTCTCTCTGGCGGATCTGACCGGCGATCATCCACCCGAGCATCTTGTCTTCCAGCAGACAGGTTCCTATGGAGTGGTTTACGACACTGTCCCGAACCTGGCCCTTGGCTCCCTCGTCGGGAGTTTCGATATCGTAGGTATCCCACAGGTCTCGCCGATAGTGAAAGCTTATCTGTACCTAAATGGTGTGGAGATAGACGACGTTTATCAGGGCGCCGGCGGGAGTTTCAACTTGACCAATCTGCCTTGGAAGAACGTGGCGGATTATACTGACGATCTGGCTTTAGGAAACGACCACTACTGGTGCACGGGCTACAAGTGG
Protein-coding regions in this window:
- the polA gene encoding DNA polymerase I; translated protein: MFGRKKIYLIDGHAFIYRSFYGERTLATSSGLPTNAIFGFVNSLLHLIETQDVEYIAVAFDTPGPTFRNDIYPEYKANRPKPPAELIAQIPHIKELLGAMRITTLEENRFEADDILGTLAVKAKQAGFDVVIVTSDKDAFQLVDDAVCVFDPWKDVTYNVDGVHEKLGVRPEQVRDFLALTGDPTDNVPGVPKVGPKTAASLLARFGSVEAMLSQPHEAPDDKALRKVIENADVARTALMLVTIRTDVPVEADMARFARREPDQDALLELLQRLEFVSLANRLLNKTASTKKDYRAIITPEQLEELKQELLSAEEFAVDTETTGTDAVSCDMIGLSFATRPNCGSYIPLAHSYLGATRQLDRSLVLSQLRPILEDPSRRKIGQNIKFDLLVLRNQGVQLRGISFDTMIADYLLRPTVRAHNLDALALHYLGYQTTTYKELVPPRSAIRDLRDIEIARVADYASEDADIALMLKQELEPALKTQGLDKLFYEIEMPLVSVLADMEQRGVRLDLGILAKMSKELERELASIEEKVFLIAGEEFNINSPKQLAHVLFDKLGLPKGRKTKKEYSTDINVLQSLAKIHPLPAELIAYRELAKLKSTYVDALPKLVNPKTGRIHTSFNQTITATGRLSSSEPNLQNIPIRTEIGRRIRQAFIPEDGYVLASFDYSQIELRILAHLSGDPDLVSAFKAGKDIHARTASTLFSVAEEDVTREMRSQAKTINFGVIYGMGPFRLSQDLGIEMSRAKRYIDDYFAKHSKVRELIEATLKKAASDGYVETMFARRRDVPEIRSTDRQRCEAAKRAAFNTIVQGSAADIIKIVMVKLAEAMPESRLDAFMILQVHDELVFEVRREQLDNAIETIRPIMEQSVRLDVPLVTSAEAGENWMEAK